The Desulfovibrio porci genome includes a region encoding these proteins:
- a CDS encoding relaxase/mobilization nuclease domain-containing protein — MILKKLKRTNLQKTKAAMIGGLVDYILAAKDEDGYQKLQFAYAKNVITTKPEAWKQEMIALAEESIHSKMPVTHWVMSWQENEVPTREQVKEAVGIFLEGMGLKDHQAIVAAHVNTANYHVHIVVNRVHPLIEKVVQPHKGFDIEAAHRIAAEIEHKQGWASNENARYRVNEQGQIARIQQAKVVKPKAKAADFENATGEKSAQRIAQEKGHAIIQKTTSWAELHAGLGKVGLRFVRKGSGAVIFVGNTAVKASSVDRNFGLSRLCKRLGEYEEGEYPAEMPVPQPEPVSHVCEKEWREYQAQRHQLAEEYRLEKERRREAERLQKEERRQERQTILTRVAPHGLPMLNIARHFLMLQQQSQKAENKKKQGKARHSLPRFKHWLARKSPWLAQLWRLRSRITPDMQVREFRFNQQCRLESPLYAFQAMVQEKYADVRMDQSRLDSATALYLRCAGYSMDAVEQEILRHTPPPITAREQRDSLERRSRILQYAYGTAGDIDIAASRPTREQIQQFITNAEQKEQELRSAIEQQTRLRTGDPAAAYDAHAANLRQHFPKADQASLDAMIALRMRANGHSREAVVRVIHSHSPAIPKDASGTDRQQYAERMAEYAFGLQGTHDMMRNKPHWSLWRKVEGVEEEQRQRERTRPMWRMK; from the coding sequence ATGATTCTGAAAAAGCTCAAGCGCACCAATCTTCAGAAAACCAAGGCCGCCATGATCGGCGGACTGGTGGACTATATTCTTGCCGCAAAGGACGAGGATGGCTATCAAAAACTCCAGTTCGCCTATGCCAAAAATGTCATCACCACCAAGCCTGAAGCCTGGAAACAGGAAATGATCGCCTTGGCTGAGGAGTCCATTCACAGCAAAATGCCTGTCACCCATTGGGTTATGTCATGGCAGGAAAATGAAGTTCCCACTAGAGAACAGGTGAAGGAAGCGGTCGGTATTTTTCTGGAAGGCATGGGCCTGAAAGACCATCAGGCCATTGTGGCGGCTCATGTGAATACGGCCAATTATCACGTCCATATCGTAGTCAACCGTGTTCATCCCCTTATTGAAAAAGTGGTGCAGCCGCACAAGGGTTTTGACATTGAAGCCGCTCACAGAATCGCTGCTGAAATCGAGCATAAGCAGGGCTGGGCCAGTAATGAAAACGCTCGCTATCGGGTCAACGAGCAGGGGCAGATCGCCCGCATCCAGCAGGCCAAGGTCGTCAAGCCCAAGGCCAAGGCCGCAGACTTTGAGAACGCCACAGGCGAAAAATCGGCGCAACGCATAGCGCAGGAAAAGGGCCATGCTATCATCCAGAAAACCACATCCTGGGCAGAGCTTCACGCCGGATTAGGCAAGGTTGGCTTGCGCTTCGTCCGCAAGGGTTCGGGCGCGGTCATCTTTGTAGGGAATACAGCGGTCAAGGCTTCCAGCGTGGACAGGAATTTCGGCTTGTCCAGGCTCTGCAAACGGCTTGGGGAGTATGAAGAAGGGGAATACCCGGCAGAAATGCCCGTGCCGCAACCTGAGCCTGTCAGCCATGTTTGCGAGAAGGAATGGCGCGAGTATCAGGCCCAACGTCATCAACTGGCCGAGGAATATCGTCTTGAAAAGGAACGCCGCAGAGAAGCCGAACGCTTGCAAAAAGAGGAGCGGCGGCAGGAGAGGCAGACTATCCTTACCAGGGTGGCTCCGCACGGTCTGCCCATGCTCAATATCGCCCGCCATTTCCTGATGCTCCAGCAGCAGAGCCAAAAAGCGGAAAACAAGAAAAAACAGGGCAAAGCGCGTCACAGCTTGCCCCGCTTCAAGCACTGGCTTGCGCGGAAAAGCCCCTGGCTTGCTCAACTCTGGCGTTTACGCAGCCGCATCACGCCGGATATGCAGGTCAGGGAGTTTCGCTTCAATCAGCAATGTCGGCTGGAAAGCCCGCTATATGCCTTTCAGGCAATGGTACAGGAAAAATACGCTGATGTCCGCATGGATCAGTCTCGGCTGGATTCGGCAACAGCCCTCTACCTCCGCTGTGCAGGATACTCAATGGACGCCGTTGAACAGGAGATACTCAGACACACCCCGCCGCCCATAACCGCCAGAGAACAGCGTGACAGCCTTGAGCGACGCTCCAGAATCTTGCAGTACGCATACGGAACAGCGGGAGACATTGATATTGCGGCCTCTCGCCCAACACGGGAGCAGATACAGCAATTTATTACCAACGCAGAGCAAAAAGAACAAGAGCTGCGAAGCGCCATTGAACAGCAGACGCGGCTGCGTACTGGCGATCCGGCTGCGGCCTATGACGCCCATGCGGCCAATCTGCGGCAGCACTTTCCCAAAGCAGATCAAGCCAGTCTGGACGCCATGATAGCCCTGCGTATGCGCGCCAACGGCCACAGCCGGGAGGCTGTTGTCAGGGTCATTCACAGTCATTCACCCGCCATCCCAAAAGATGCATCGGGTACAGACCGTCAGCAGTACGCCGAGCGCATGGCGGAATACGCCTTCGGCTTGCAAGGCACGCATGACATGATGCGGAACAAGCCCCACTGGTCTCTGTGGCGCAAGGTTGAAGGTGTTGAGGAGGAACAGCGGCAGAGAGAAAGGACACGGCCCATGTGGCGGATGAAATAG
- the drmC gene encoding DISARM system phospholipase D-like protein DrmC produces the protein MDELLAVIAELGLELHPDRISTVASKIKTLGSVEQFALTRSSFGPNADKKLVGRLEQAWRHSRNTSPSDVASALQGASATAILRENRGAVELVWTGPSTGQVPVRHTEQVLCEVIEAAKRRLFLVSFVAYEVDSIIRALHGAIGRQVQIDVLLESSDKHGGRVTYDSVKAMKSILPSIDVYVWSSNRKSLPGQLSGAVHAKCAIADGELAFITSANLTSAAMERNMELGVLVKGGELPIELHRHLEALISTKVIEKVNENNDQ, from the coding sequence ATGGATGAGCTTCTAGCAGTGATCGCCGAACTCGGCCTAGAGTTGCATCCAGATCGTATCTCCACCGTCGCGTCAAAGATCAAGACGCTGGGTTCCGTCGAGCAGTTCGCTTTGACTCGTTCGAGTTTCGGCCCCAACGCAGATAAAAAATTGGTGGGACGTCTGGAGCAAGCGTGGCGTCATAGCAGGAACACCTCTCCAAGTGACGTGGCATCCGCTCTCCAGGGAGCGTCTGCGACGGCGATCCTGAGAGAGAACCGTGGGGCCGTGGAATTGGTGTGGACAGGCCCCTCGACGGGTCAGGTTCCGGTCAGGCACACCGAGCAGGTTCTCTGCGAAGTCATTGAAGCCGCGAAGAGACGGTTGTTTCTCGTCAGCTTTGTCGCCTACGAGGTCGATTCGATCATCCGGGCGCTCCATGGAGCGATTGGCCGCCAAGTTCAGATCGACGTGTTGCTTGAGTCGTCCGACAAGCATGGCGGGCGGGTGACATACGATTCCGTAAAGGCCATGAAAAGCATTCTCCCCTCAATCGACGTTTACGTCTGGTCGTCGAACAGGAAGTCGTTGCCCGGACAGCTGTCGGGAGCTGTTCATGCCAAATGTGCCATCGCCGACGGCGAACTGGCCTTCATCACAAGTGCGAATCTAACCTCTGCCGCGATGGAGCGCAACATGGAGCTCGGCGTCCTCGTAAAGGGCGGAGAGCTTCCCATCGAACTCCATCGGCATCTGGAAGCGTTGATTTCCACGAAGGTCATCGAAAAAGTAAACGAGAACAACGACCAATGA
- the drmA gene encoding DISARM system helicase DrmA, with product MANDNKTDDSVIETVSREATPTRNAWLIRLGDEAHNRHFSVTIGRDYAFFQGIEEGDGVLIANGDSLAVVSFARIYRIRAKLNETTFFFDGVLPVSGGKVLTDLGVTAPESRAAMSRMEWPIFEAALKKACGIAFGALPVLEGDSVKEQAYVRELLQLAVIDDLLGPADGPVEEIVGMSVRDRYLVGKLAPMDTAPDAVEMGTFGESGRPDSEERDEEVDTSTNQSLVPSSMGFTFCVDGELKNVQLFANWGRYERTQSERENEETGKSSRCWKRIPSGGSAVVSLKKQTIEPFWIDADCPSVVVQGSVSAPLENGDRLVTLFLVNTQTMPKQNQDQAWIFQPELIVRDMEGGAVFRRRPILRANEFDEEREALEMIYRDRVEFAVGHGISVHATVSEEDRERATEVRTAVLPEYEIQVTETPGLEPEDRPAMRRMIEDGLLDMERLAELATPEKRDELIAGLKVLTDDYAEWIAENWKAIGSEVVGYDLPATKAMERCNLILERLREGIDVLAADDRALTAFRFANRAMALQRIHSIYALARRRGDKVTLDALNVRKNRSWRPFQLAFMLLSVPALADPTHRDRTHPLEAFADLLWFPTGGGKTEAYLGVAAFTMGVRRLQGNLGGLDGGRGLAVIMRYTLRLLTLQQFQRATALICAMEVLRRAEPGVWGDTPFTIGLWVGQRVTPNTTDESHAAIEKERDGKYGTGSTPAQLTSCPWCGSEIVPGREIRVDRDLGRTFVYCGDKYGRCEFSLAKSKNLGLPVLVVDDEIYRYPPSMLIATVDKFAMMAWRGQVRTLFGKANRECPRHGLLWPEADCNGNHTKKGSLDAVKVKEILPIRPPDLIIQDEFHLISGPLGTMVGLYETAVDELSTWSVDGKAIRPKIVASTATVRKAEEQVNNVFLRRISVFPPHGLNVEDNFFSVQRSVENKPGRLYMGICSPGSSRPAVLIRVYVALLTAAQSLFQHFGVAADPYMTVVGYFNSLRELGGMRRLAEDDVQTRAYRVQMSDVKRPGLSQRSVRIVDELTSRVANKEIPKKLDQLEVKFKPTWEKGETRAIDIVLATNMLSVGVDVNRIGLMVVNGQPKSTAEYIQATSRVGRSFPGLVCTVLTWSRPRDLSHYETFEHYHATFYKHVEAQSVTPFAARALDRGLTGAMVSLLRLENDSMNPNPGAQSLDSSGKEEARRARKVLSDRAWKVKDKAARTIVETMTADRIDRWVKEAVKAGRRLGYETARGQGDLAALLKKPGALAWDEFTVPMSMREVEPGVQLIMDDSKHSIEPPSWKPRIEKANGGDA from the coding sequence ATGGCAAACGATAACAAAACTGACGATTCCGTAATTGAAACCGTCTCTCGGGAAGCGACTCCGACGCGTAATGCCTGGCTCATCCGTCTTGGTGACGAAGCACACAACCGGCATTTCTCGGTGACCATTGGTCGCGACTATGCTTTCTTCCAGGGTATCGAAGAAGGCGACGGCGTGCTGATAGCCAACGGCGACTCGTTAGCTGTGGTCTCATTCGCCCGCATATACCGCATTCGCGCCAAACTCAACGAGACAACATTTTTTTTCGATGGCGTCCTTCCCGTAAGTGGCGGAAAAGTGCTAACCGACCTCGGGGTGACTGCGCCCGAATCAAGGGCGGCCATGTCGAGAATGGAATGGCCAATTTTCGAGGCAGCACTGAAAAAGGCCTGTGGTATCGCCTTCGGTGCCTTGCCCGTGCTGGAAGGCGACTCCGTCAAGGAGCAGGCCTATGTGCGGGAGTTGCTTCAATTGGCCGTCATTGACGACCTGCTCGGTCCGGCGGACGGTCCGGTCGAGGAAATCGTGGGCATGAGTGTTCGCGATCGATACCTGGTCGGCAAGCTGGCTCCGATGGACACGGCTCCGGATGCGGTGGAAATGGGCACCTTTGGCGAATCGGGACGTCCGGATTCCGAGGAGCGAGACGAGGAAGTTGACACTTCCACCAATCAATCTCTGGTTCCATCGTCCATGGGGTTCACATTCTGCGTCGACGGTGAACTGAAAAATGTCCAACTCTTCGCCAACTGGGGGCGCTACGAACGGACGCAAAGCGAGCGAGAGAACGAGGAGACGGGCAAGTCATCGCGTTGTTGGAAACGTATACCATCAGGTGGCTCCGCCGTGGTTTCCCTGAAGAAACAGACCATTGAGCCGTTCTGGATTGATGCGGACTGCCCTTCGGTCGTGGTGCAGGGCTCTGTGAGCGCCCCGTTGGAAAATGGCGACAGGCTGGTGACGCTCTTTCTGGTCAACACCCAGACCATGCCCAAACAGAATCAGGATCAGGCCTGGATTTTTCAGCCGGAACTGATCGTGCGGGACATGGAGGGGGGTGCGGTGTTCCGGCGTCGCCCGATTCTACGGGCCAACGAATTTGACGAGGAGCGTGAAGCGCTCGAAATGATCTATCGGGATCGGGTCGAGTTCGCCGTCGGACACGGCATCTCGGTCCACGCGACCGTCTCGGAAGAGGACCGCGAGCGAGCCACGGAGGTCAGGACAGCCGTACTGCCCGAGTATGAGATTCAGGTCACCGAAACGCCCGGTCTTGAACCGGAAGATCGCCCGGCCATGCGTCGGATGATTGAGGACGGCCTGCTTGATATGGAGCGGCTCGCCGAGCTCGCCACCCCTGAAAAGCGCGACGAACTTATCGCTGGCTTGAAAGTGCTGACGGACGACTACGCGGAGTGGATCGCCGAAAATTGGAAAGCGATTGGCAGCGAGGTCGTAGGATACGACCTCCCGGCCACCAAAGCGATGGAACGGTGCAATCTGATACTGGAAAGGTTGAGGGAAGGCATTGACGTGCTGGCGGCGGACGACCGGGCACTGACCGCTTTCAGGTTCGCCAACCGGGCCATGGCTTTGCAGCGCATTCACAGCATTTACGCGCTCGCCAGGCGCCGTGGAGACAAGGTGACACTCGACGCGTTGAACGTCCGCAAGAACCGCTCGTGGCGTCCGTTCCAGTTGGCGTTCATGCTGCTTTCGGTTCCGGCGCTCGCCGACCCGACTCACCGGGACCGTACCCACCCTTTGGAGGCTTTCGCCGACCTGCTCTGGTTCCCCACTGGCGGCGGCAAGACCGAGGCCTATCTCGGTGTCGCGGCCTTCACCATGGGAGTCCGCCGCCTCCAGGGTAACCTGGGTGGTCTTGATGGCGGACGCGGTCTGGCCGTGATCATGCGCTACACCTTGCGATTGCTGACTCTGCAACAGTTTCAACGGGCCACTGCCCTGATCTGCGCCATGGAAGTGCTGCGCCGGGCTGAACCGGGGGTCTGGGGCGATACGCCGTTCACCATCGGCCTCTGGGTCGGACAGCGGGTCACGCCGAACACCACCGACGAAAGCCACGCGGCGATCGAAAAGGAACGGGACGGCAAGTACGGCACGGGCTCGACCCCGGCCCAATTGACCAGTTGTCCGTGGTGCGGTTCTGAGATCGTTCCCGGGCGGGAAATAAGGGTCGACAGAGATCTCGGCCGAACTTTCGTCTACTGTGGCGACAAGTACGGCCGGTGCGAATTCAGCCTGGCGAAGTCAAAGAACCTGGGGCTTCCTGTCCTGGTGGTGGACGACGAAATCTACCGCTATCCGCCCTCAATGCTGATCGCTACCGTGGACAAGTTCGCCATGATGGCCTGGCGGGGGCAGGTGCGAACACTCTTCGGCAAAGCGAACCGTGAATGTCCGCGCCACGGACTGCTCTGGCCCGAGGCCGACTGCAACGGCAATCACACCAAGAAAGGGTCACTGGATGCGGTCAAGGTCAAAGAGATTCTTCCCATTCGTCCCCCGGATCTGATCATCCAGGACGAATTTCATTTGATCAGCGGACCGCTGGGAACCATGGTCGGCCTGTACGAAACCGCCGTTGACGAACTTTCGACTTGGTCGGTCGACGGCAAGGCGATCCGACCTAAGATCGTCGCCTCCACGGCGACGGTGCGTAAGGCCGAAGAACAGGTGAACAACGTCTTCCTCCGCAGGATTTCGGTGTTCCCGCCCCATGGCCTTAATGTCGAGGACAACTTTTTTTCGGTGCAGCGTTCGGTGGAAAACAAACCCGGACGTCTCTACATGGGGATCTGTTCGCCAGGCAGCTCCCGCCCTGCCGTTCTGATCCGGGTCTACGTTGCCCTGCTAACTGCCGCCCAGTCGCTATTTCAGCACTTCGGCGTGGCGGCCGACCCGTACATGACCGTGGTCGGGTATTTCAACTCCCTGCGCGAGTTGGGAGGCATGCGGCGGCTGGCGGAGGACGATGTGCAGACCCGTGCCTATCGCGTCCAGATGAGCGACGTGAAGCGACCGGGGCTGAGCCAGCGTTCGGTACGCATCGTGGACGAACTGACCTCGCGGGTTGCGAACAAGGAGATTCCTAAGAAGCTTGACCAACTGGAGGTCAAGTTCAAGCCCACTTGGGAAAAGGGCGAGACGCGGGCCATTGATATTGTGCTGGCCACCAATATGCTGTCGGTGGGTGTCGACGTCAACCGCATTGGATTGATGGTCGTCAACGGCCAACCGAAGAGTACGGCGGAATACATTCAGGCCACGAGCCGCGTTGGCCGTTCCTTCCCAGGGCTCGTCTGCACGGTGCTCACTTGGTCGCGGCCTCGCGACCTGTCCCATTATGAAACGTTCGAGCACTATCACGCGACGTTCTACAAGCATGTTGAGGCTCAGTCCGTCACGCCGTTTGCGGCGAGAGCACTGGATCGTGGCTTGACCGGTGCGATGGTGAGTCTCCTGCGGCTCGAAAACGATTCTATGAACCCGAATCCTGGGGCGCAATCCCTCGACAGCTCCGGTAAGGAGGAAGCCCGGAGAGCACGGAAGGTGCTGTCCGACCGCGCCTGGAAGGTGAAGGACAAGGCGGCGAGAACCATCGTCGAGACCATGACTGCCGATCGGATCGACCGGTGGGTGAAGGAAGCGGTGAAGGCCGGGCGTAGATTAGGTTACGAGACGGCGCGTGGGCAAGGAGACCTCGCCGCCCTCCTAAAAAAGCCCGGAGCGTTGGCGTGGGACGAATTCACGGTCCCCATGTCAATGCGCGAAGTGGAACCTGGAGTTCAACTGATCATGGATGACTCGAAGCACTCTATCGAACCTCCGTCCTGGAAACCGAGGATTGAGAAAGCGAACGGAGGTGACGCATGA
- a CDS encoding helix-turn-helix transcriptional regulator: protein MSQNHTPIPSCGFLRLHQIMELIPISRSAWWEGCRTGRYPKPVKLGPRTTVWRAEDIRAFIENAGKDNDKK, encoded by the coding sequence ATGTCACAGAATCACACTCCCATCCCTTCGTGCGGCTTTCTTCGCCTGCATCAGATCATGGAACTCATCCCCATCAGCCGTAGCGCATGGTGGGAAGGATGCCGAACCGGGCGCTATCCCAAGCCCGTGAAGCTTGGCCCGCGCACTACCGTCTGGCGCGCGGAAGACATCAGGGCTTTCATCGAAAACGCAGGCAAGGACAACGACAAGAAATAG
- the drmB gene encoding DUF1998 domain-containing protein: protein MSSYLVGEVRPSQLLWAYGPGALIDLPNLSVLTMGLERWNPELCPPIEEARLLAAVRRVLGPQVERLRMPPFLREDGVDPMSAEGKIGVPVRPFPRWLRCVKCGLLAEYDSGLFDIKVNPYRPEQTHFVHSNCEKGRNADAVPARFLLACKNGHLDDFPWHWFVHGGPSECKGTLRFFERGASLQTENLWVKCDTCNAARSLVHAFGREAQENLPACRGRHPHLNRYEEGCSEVPRTILLGATNGWFPITLSVLAIPLERDQLGQLILDGWEYFSDAESADEIKVIVKTLAKSGSLPGIDKWDHRDIWKAVEERKEGKSGTAVISESDIKTPEWDVLTSDNPPTDWPHFLSNKTETPEGYQDRLSSVLLLERLREVNALIGYTRVEAPEESTEPDNRPPMAALSRNKPDWIPASEVHGEGIFIRFNEDAVAEWEKGKAVQARSQKLEAGHRGWRNARGLDSDEGYPGIRYAMLHTFAHLLIRELALECGYNAASIRERIYARSGSESPMAGVLIYTAAADSDGTLGGLVELGKPENLGRLIEQALDRATVCSSDPLCSEHNPGVDRSLHSAACHACTFVAETSCERGNRYLDRALLVKTFEVSDTAFFAGNGGSNG, encoded by the coding sequence ATGAGTTCCTATCTCGTAGGGGAAGTTCGTCCCAGTCAATTGCTCTGGGCCTACGGTCCCGGAGCCCTGATCGACTTGCCGAATCTTTCTGTCCTGACCATGGGCTTGGAACGCTGGAATCCGGAACTATGCCCTCCGATTGAGGAGGCACGCCTTCTCGCCGCCGTTCGCCGGGTGCTCGGTCCTCAAGTGGAGCGGTTGCGGATGCCCCCCTTTCTGAGGGAAGACGGCGTCGACCCCATGTCCGCCGAAGGCAAGATCGGGGTACCGGTCCGCCCCTTTCCACGTTGGCTGAGGTGCGTCAAATGCGGCTTGTTGGCCGAATACGATTCGGGCCTGTTTGACATCAAGGTCAATCCGTATCGCCCGGAGCAAACCCATTTCGTACATTCGAACTGTGAGAAAGGCAGGAACGCGGACGCGGTTCCCGCCCGCTTTCTGCTTGCCTGCAAGAACGGGCATCTCGACGATTTTCCGTGGCACTGGTTCGTGCATGGCGGCCCATCAGAATGCAAAGGGACGCTGCGATTCTTCGAGCGAGGCGCATCCCTGCAGACGGAAAACCTCTGGGTCAAATGCGACACCTGCAATGCCGCACGCTCTCTAGTCCATGCCTTCGGGCGGGAAGCGCAGGAAAATCTTCCCGCTTGTAGAGGACGGCATCCCCACCTCAACCGGTATGAAGAGGGATGCAGCGAGGTCCCTAGAACCATCCTCCTGGGAGCGACCAACGGGTGGTTCCCAATCACGCTTTCGGTTCTCGCGATTCCTCTTGAACGTGATCAGCTTGGGCAATTAATTCTGGATGGATGGGAATATTTCTCGGATGCGGAATCGGCCGACGAGATCAAGGTAATCGTGAAGACTCTGGCCAAAAGCGGCAGTCTGCCGGGAATCGACAAATGGGATCATAGGGACATCTGGAAGGCCGTCGAAGAGCGAAAGGAAGGTAAATCGGGCACGGCTGTCATATCCGAGAGTGACATCAAGACCCCCGAGTGGGACGTCCTGACCTCTGATAATCCTCCGACGGACTGGCCGCATTTTCTGAGCAACAAGACCGAAACTCCGGAGGGCTATCAAGACCGTCTGTCCAGCGTACTGCTGCTGGAGCGACTCCGAGAAGTGAACGCCCTGATTGGCTACACCCGGGTGGAAGCTCCCGAGGAATCGACCGAGCCGGACAATCGTCCTCCGATGGCCGCTCTCAGTCGGAACAAGCCCGATTGGATACCCGCCAGCGAGGTACATGGCGAAGGGATATTCATCAGGTTTAATGAGGATGCCGTGGCCGAATGGGAAAAGGGTAAAGCCGTTCAGGCCAGAAGCCAAAAGCTAGAGGCGGGGCATCGAGGCTGGCGGAACGCACGTGGGCTAGACTCCGACGAGGGATACCCTGGAATCAGATATGCCATGCTGCATACTTTCGCCCATCTTCTCATTCGGGAGCTGGCTCTTGAGTGTGGCTACAACGCAGCGAGCATCCGGGAGCGCATCTACGCGAGGAGTGGTAGCGAATCACCCATGGCAGGGGTGTTGATCTACACGGCGGCCGCCGATTCCGACGGGACACTCGGTGGACTCGTCGAGCTCGGAAAACCAGAGAATCTGGGACGCTTGATTGAGCAGGCGCTGGATCGCGCTACCGTCTGCTCTTCCGACCCCCTCTGCTCGGAACACAATCCCGGTGTCGATCGTTCGTTGCATTCCGCCGCCTGCCATGCCTGCACCTTCGTCGCCGAAACGTCCTGTGAACGTGGAAATCGCTATCTGGACAGGGCTCTGCTGGTAAAAACATTCGAGGTCTCCGACACCGCGTTCTTCGCCGGGAACGGAGGCTCGAATGGATGA
- a CDS encoding plasmid mobilization protein, whose product MSSYSLQVGSWLPASHKLAKGSASGLRQVFGASLLTLQKGRKAMKRKDSGQSRFAARRTVRLTAAEEANLRDQAERAGLNVAEYMRRRIFGGRPITAKTDSQTIRELRRLGGLLKHHFAAVRAAGNPRSLEEMNATMSAIRQTIETLSNPS is encoded by the coding sequence GTGAGCAGTTATTCTTTACAAGTTGGTAGCTGGCTGCCAGCCAGCCACAAACTTGCCAAAGGCTCCGCCTCTGGACTCCGGCAAGTGTTCGGCGCTTCGCTTCTCACACTTCAAAAAGGCAGAAAGGCAATGAAGAGAAAAGACAGCGGGCAATCACGTTTTGCGGCAAGACGCACGGTGCGCCTCACAGCGGCGGAGGAAGCAAATTTGCGTGACCAGGCTGAGAGGGCCGGACTGAATGTGGCTGAATACATGCGGCGGCGCATATTCGGCGGGAGGCCCATCACTGCCAAAACGGACAGTCAGACCATCAGGGAGCTGCGGCGTTTGGGCGGTCTGCTCAAACATCACTTTGCAGCCGTCCGGGCAGCGGGGAATCCCCGAAGCCTTGAAGAAATGAATGCCACCATGAGCGCGATCCGGCAGACCATTGAAACTTTGAGCAATCCTTCATGA